From the genome of Rathayibacter sp. VKM Ac-2804:
CTCCTGCTCCTTCCCCTCTCCTTGCTGCTCTTCCTCGGTCCGGAGGGCGTCGCCGTCGTCGAGATCGCCCCGTTCGCGCGCGCGTTCCTGCTGCTGATCGTCCTGCCGCTCGCCGCCGCCGCGCTCGTGCAGGCGCTCGGCCGCCGGCACCGCGCGGGGCGGGTCGTCGAGTCGACGATGCTCGGACTGATGGTCCCGCTGATGGCGGCGACCCTGCTCGTCGTCGTCGCCTCGCAGATCGGGGCGGTCGGGGCCGCCGCCGGGAGGCTGCTCGTCCTCGTCCCCCTCTACACGGCGTTCCTCGCGCTGATGGTCGCGGCCGGTCTCGGCGTCGCCCGGCTCTTCCGGCTGGACGTCCCCGTGACCCGGGCGCTCGTGTTCAGCGGGGCGACGCGCAACTCCCTCGTGGTGCTGCCGCTCGCGCTCGCGCTCCCCGCGCCGCTCGCGCTCGCGCCCGTCGTCGTCGTGACGCAGACCCTGGTCGAGCTGATCGGCATGGTCGTGCTTGTGCGGCTGCTCCCGCGCCTCGTCCCACCCGCGCCCGCCCCGTGCGCGCCCACGCCTCCCGCGCCCGCGCCGCGCGCGCCCACCCCCGAGTAGGGCCCGGCGCCCGGATCCGCTTCCCCGGGCGCACGGCGCCGAACTACGCTCGGCGGCGCCCCCCCTCGAGAGGATCCCGTCGTGCCCGGCTCCGCCCCGCCCTGCTCCGCCGCGCCCCTCGCGCGCCGCACCCTCGTCGGAGCGGCGTGGGCCGCTCCGGTCGTCGCGCTCGCCGTCTCCGCACCGACCGCCGCGGCCAGCGGGATGCTGCCGCCGCTCGGCGCCCGCGCCGACGGCCCCGTGGAGTACGCGCCGTCGTCCTCGACCGAGTACCGCGTCTTCGTGACCAACACCGGCTCCACCCCGCTCCCGGGCGGGTCCG
Proteins encoded in this window:
- a CDS encoding bile acid:sodium symporter → MSALVARLERRQIGVYLGAIAAGAALGLLLPAARHLEGAIEPMLGLLLFATFLGVPFAALGRSLRDVRFLAAVGVLNFVVVPVVAYGLSRVVAESPALLFGVLLVLLTPCIDYVIVFAGLAGGAADRLLAAAPLLMLAQLLLLPLSLLLFLGPEGVAVVEIAPFARAFLLLIVLPLAAAALVQALGRRHRAGRVVESTMLGLMVPLMAATLLVVVASQIGAVGAAAGRLLVLVPLYTAFLALMVAAGLGVARLFRLDVPVTRALVFSGATRNSLVVLPLALALPAPLALAPVVVVTQTLVELIGMVVLVRLLPRLVPPAPAPCAPTPPAPAPRAPTPE